The following are encoded in a window of Bacillus sp. SORGH_AS_0510 genomic DNA:
- a CDS encoding glucose-1-phosphate adenylyltransferase — MAKKKCVAMLLAGGKGSRLNSLTKDLAKPAVPFGGKYRIIDFTLSNCANSGIDTVGVLTQYQPLLLNSYIGIGSAWDLDRKDGGVTVLPPYSESSEVKWYTGTASAIYQNLNYLKQYQPEYVLILSGDHIYKMNYEGMLDYHIQKRADVTISLIEVPWVEASRFGIMNTNEDMRIVEFEEKPANPKNNLASMGIYIFSWNVLKEFLEMDDRKAGSSHDFGKDVIPMLLEENKKLFAYPFKGYWKDVGTVQSLWEANMDLLGEDCELDLFDHDWRIYSVNPNQPPQYISPNAIVKESLINEGCTIDGEIDKSVLFQGVTVGNGSIIKESVIMPDATIGENCLIEKAIVPCDVQVPDGTVIRSYDDEIVLVTQEMLSGLYPAF; from the coding sequence ATGGCAAAGAAAAAGTGCGTAGCCATGCTATTAGCAGGAGGGAAAGGAAGTAGACTTAATTCCCTTACAAAGGATTTAGCAAAGCCAGCTGTACCGTTTGGGGGTAAATATCGAATTATCGATTTTACACTTAGCAATTGTGCCAATTCTGGGATAGATACAGTCGGAGTACTTACACAATATCAGCCATTATTGCTTAATTCTTATATTGGAATTGGCAGTGCTTGGGACCTTGATCGTAAGGATGGTGGTGTAACGGTTTTACCGCCATATAGCGAGTCTTCAGAAGTCAAGTGGTATACAGGTACAGCAAGTGCTATTTATCAGAATTTAAATTATTTGAAGCAATATCAGCCTGAGTATGTATTAATCCTCTCTGGAGACCACATTTACAAAATGAATTACGAAGGTATGCTTGATTATCATATTCAAAAAAGAGCAGACGTAACCATTTCCTTAATTGAGGTACCATGGGTGGAAGCAAGCCGATTCGGCATAATGAATACAAATGAGGATATGAGAATCGTAGAGTTTGAGGAAAAGCCTGCGAATCCAAAAAATAATTTAGCCTCCATGGGCATTTATATTTTCAGTTGGAATGTACTAAAGGAATTTTTAGAAATGGATGACCGAAAAGCAGGTTCAAGTCATGACTTTGGTAAAGATGTAATTCCAATGCTCTTAGAGGAAAATAAAAAATTGTTTGCCTATCCATTTAAAGGCTATTGGAAGGATGTCGGTACTGTACAAAGCCTTTGGGAAGCAAACATGGACCTGTTAGGTGAAGACTGTGAGTTAGATTTGTTTGATCATGACTGGAGAATTTATTCCGTAAATCCGAACCAACCTCCGCAATATATCTCTCCGAATGCAATTGTAAAAGAATCATTGATAAACGAGGGATGTACCATTGATGGAGAAATTGATAAATCAGTATTATTTCAAGGTGTGACCGTAGGGAATGGATCGATTATTAAAGAGTCCGTCATTATGCCGGATGCTACCATTGGTGAAAATTGCCTAATTGAAAAGGCAATTGTACCGTGTGATGTTCAAGTACCAGATGGAACAGTCATCCGCTCTTATGATGATGAGATTGTTTTAGTAACTCAAGAAATGTTAAGCGGACTATATCCTGCTTTTTAA
- a CDS encoding sugar phosphate nucleotidyltransferase — protein sequence MKRKLLGVIDATTYHEDLEDLLTHRSLAALPFAGRYRIIDFVLSNMVNSGIRSVAIFPKMQYRSLMDHLGSGKNWDLNRKRDGLFFFPSPIVDNDGNKIGSFEHFAANLDFFYRSTQEYAIISNCHTVFNMTFHSVLNWHRENGCDITEIHHKDGRPMEMYLIKTSLLIKLIETRNETGYTCMKDVVNDLHNDYTICRYNYEGYAVMIDSIENYFATSMNLLKPEVWKNLFIKEQPIITKVKDEPPTKYVKGSEVKNAMIANGCFISGSVENSIVSRGVKIGKGAVIKNCIIMQKCQIEDNCYLDSVILDKDVKVEAGTRLIGTARAPYVIRKGTKQGALMNS from the coding sequence GTGAAAAGAAAGCTTTTAGGCGTCATTGATGCCACTACTTACCATGAGGATTTAGAAGATTTATTAACTCACCGTTCACTGGCTGCGTTGCCTTTCGCGGGTAGATACCGCATTATTGATTTTGTTTTATCGAATATGGTGAATTCAGGGATTCGAAGTGTGGCTATTTTTCCAAAGATGCAGTACCGTTCACTCATGGATCACCTTGGGTCAGGGAAGAACTGGGATTTAAATCGTAAGAGGGATGGACTTTTCTTTTTCCCGTCACCAATCGTTGATAACGATGGAAATAAGATCGGTTCCTTTGAGCACTTTGCTGCTAATTTAGACTTTTTTTATCGATCTACACAGGAATATGCGATCATCTCCAACTGTCATACCGTCTTTAACATGACTTTTCATTCTGTCCTTAATTGGCATAGAGAAAATGGATGTGACATCACAGAAATTCATCATAAAGACGGCCGGCCAATGGAGATGTATTTAATTAAGACCTCTTTACTAATCAAACTCATTGAAACAAGAAACGAAACAGGTTATACATGCATGAAGGATGTGGTAAATGATCTGCACAACGATTACACCATTTGCCGCTATAATTATGAAGGCTATGCCGTAATGATTGATTCTATTGAAAACTACTTTGCAACGAGTATGAACTTGTTGAAGCCTGAAGTTTGGAAAAACCTCTTTATTAAAGAGCAGCCCATTATAACCAAAGTAAAGGATGAACCTCCTACTAAATATGTAAAAGGCTCTGAAGTGAAAAATGCAATGATTGCAAATGGCTGTTTTATCAGCGGAAGTGTTGAAAATAGCATAGTTTCTCGGGGAGTAAAGATCGGAAAAGGGGCAGTGATCAAAAACTGCATCATTATGCAAAAATGCCAAATTGAAGATAATTGCTATCTAGATTCTGTGATTCTGGATAAGGACGTAAAAGTGGAAGCAGGGACCCGGTTAATTGGTACAGCACGTGCCCCATATGTAATTAGAAAAGGGACGAAACAAGGAGCGTTGATGAACTCGTGA